The Nitrospira sp. KM1 genome includes a window with the following:
- a CDS encoding FecR domain-containing protein yields the protein MDSQSTSPEASDQRVPDAARHWIVRLASGNITESELTQFKQWLAESSTHQHAFDRERVFWQQLEPLKATVPGNAHHEHQTTSGKRRRHRWNIVIGGMVAAGFAGIVFYQDIRLLLLSDHRTSAGQQQIVTLPDGGTAHLNTDTAIAVSYTDNERRIELLKGEAFFQVVPNTQAPFRVAAQGGVTEAVGTAFAVHAQKQQAVVTVTEGVVNVTTHTARSGPPSTAVRKDQQTLYSPGEAPQPATAIDSHSAIAWTRGGIVIDKQPLAAAMAELDRYRPGRIVVLADLSRTKSVSGRFTLQGIDDAIAALAKTQGLRVVRVTDYLIFIL from the coding sequence ATGGATTCCCAATCAACCAGTCCCGAGGCAAGCGATCAGCGGGTGCCGGACGCCGCACGTCATTGGATCGTCCGGCTCGCCTCCGGCAACATCACCGAATCAGAGTTGACCCAGTTCAAGCAATGGCTTGCTGAGAGTTCCACTCATCAACATGCCTTCGACCGAGAACGCGTCTTCTGGCAGCAACTCGAACCGCTGAAGGCTACCGTGCCCGGGAACGCGCACCACGAACATCAGACGACAAGCGGGAAGCGCCGGCGTCATCGGTGGAATATTGTCATCGGCGGAATGGTCGCGGCAGGCTTCGCCGGGATCGTTTTCTATCAGGACATTCGGCTGTTGCTGTTATCCGATCACCGAACATCCGCCGGTCAGCAGCAGATAGTGACATTGCCCGATGGAGGAACCGCCCATCTGAACACCGATACCGCCATCGCCGTGTCGTACACCGATAATGAGCGGCGCATCGAACTCCTAAAAGGCGAAGCGTTCTTTCAGGTCGTTCCGAATACGCAGGCGCCGTTCCGAGTGGCGGCACAGGGAGGAGTGACGGAGGCCGTGGGTACAGCCTTCGCCGTGCATGCGCAGAAGCAGCAGGCTGTGGTCACGGTAACGGAAGGCGTCGTGAACGTCACGACGCACACCGCACGGTCAGGCCCGCCCTCGACGGCCGTCCGCAAAGATCAGCAAACATTGTATAGTCCTGGAGAGGCGCCCCAGCCGGCAACGGCAATCGACAGCCACTCAGCGATCGCCTGGACCCGAGGCGGTATCGTAATCGATAAGCAACCTCTTGCCGCGGCGATGGCCGAGCTTGACCGGTATCGTCCCGGCCGCATCGTCGTGCTTGCCGATCTTTCACGCACGAAATCCGTGAGCGGCCGGTTCACCCTGCAAGGGATCGACGACGCGATTGCTGCGCTCGCCAAAACCCAGGGCTTAAGAGTCGTGCGCGTGACGGACTATTTGATCTTCATACTCTAG
- a CDS encoding RNA polymerase sigma factor: MSHTQLSDLFFQHEQDLFRFLVRRIKCVFTARDLTQELFLKISAQQDTCHIQNQKAYLFRMAANLATDYQRIERNRAEILAEANDILWGGAEHRHAERVIIARQELARLEQALNELPSMSRNIFQLNRFGHKTQQEIAKELGVSISTVEAHIRKVLDHLSAGRDR, translated from the coding sequence ATGTCGCATACGCAACTCTCGGACCTCTTTTTCCAGCATGAACAGGACCTGTTTCGGTTTTTGGTTCGACGGATCAAGTGCGTCTTCACCGCGCGTGATCTGACTCAAGAGCTATTTCTCAAAATCTCCGCTCAGCAGGACACGTGCCATATCCAAAATCAAAAGGCCTATCTCTTCCGCATGGCGGCCAATCTGGCGACCGATTATCAACGGATCGAACGGAACCGTGCCGAAATCTTGGCAGAAGCCAACGACATCCTGTGGGGCGGAGCAGAGCACCGCCACGCGGAACGCGTGATCATCGCCAGGCAGGAGCTGGCCCGGCTTGAGCAGGCGCTCAACGAATTGCCTTCGATGAGCCGGAATATCTTTCAGCTCAATCGTTTTGGCCACAAGACGCAACAAGAGATTGCCAAAGAGTTGGGCGTTTCCATTTCCACAGTCGAGGCTCACATCCGGAAAGTGCTCGATCATCTGTCAGCCGGACGCGACCGCTGA
- a CDS encoding tetratricopeptide repeat-containing sulfotransferase family protein has translation MLMEFLNASLKAGDPTAAKRLCEERLRSTPDDPDAHRYLSQLHSVFGEHEQAVALATRATELAPQDPRTWSDLGRVHVLSRRLSEGIACFQRAVELDPCYADGWHNLGLAFKQSGEQQQAFDALKQALLIDPARAETYLTLGNLLVDAEQLEDAIGCFERAIAADPALARAHSRLAQELSLRGEVERAAALHRRSLSIDPDNVQGWIDLGRTLEDLGQRETALSCYRHVLRRQPGHTFALSQYLAMVKDDEGLDWIPQMEAALDRPENAEEGKALIGYGLVKFYDRRGQWREAACAGLKANTARRKVAGSLDRDALRVRVDAMATAYPAEFFAERQHMGLGTDQPVFIVGLPRSGTTLTEQILSAHPLMHGAGELPDLARLARKVVAEHEMAPWQAAWQLTDEMTGRRIANEYLQALRHGADHDQHRISDKQPLNFFHLAFAGLLFPNARVIHCRRDVRDNALSIWMENFNPDQQYATDFEDLAYFMAQYRRLMTHWRTALPLQILDVQYEDIVADLEGQAKRLMAFLKVPWDERCLDFHQAERAVQTPSRWQVRQPIYTKSVGRWKTYREYLPALDTAFR, from the coding sequence ATGCTGATGGAGTTCCTCAACGCTTCTCTGAAAGCCGGTGATCCGACCGCCGCGAAACGACTGTGCGAAGAGCGCTTGCGTTCGACACCGGATGATCCCGACGCCCATCGCTACCTCAGCCAGCTCCATTCTGTCTTCGGAGAACATGAGCAAGCTGTCGCCTTAGCAACCCGCGCGACGGAATTGGCACCCCAAGATCCCCGCACCTGGTCGGATCTCGGTCGCGTGCACGTGCTATCCCGGCGCCTATCCGAAGGCATCGCCTGCTTTCAAAGAGCCGTCGAGCTCGATCCCTGTTACGCCGACGGCTGGCACAACCTCGGCCTCGCATTCAAACAATCAGGCGAACAGCAACAGGCATTCGACGCGCTCAAACAGGCTCTTCTCATCGACCCGGCGCGCGCCGAGACGTACCTCACGCTCGGCAATCTGCTCGTCGATGCCGAGCAGCTCGAGGATGCTATTGGCTGTTTCGAGCGGGCAATTGCCGCTGATCCTGCTCTCGCACGAGCGCACAGCCGGCTGGCACAAGAACTTTCCCTGCGAGGTGAGGTTGAACGCGCCGCAGCGCTGCATCGTCGTTCCCTGTCCATCGACCCGGACAACGTCCAAGGCTGGATCGATCTGGGCCGCACGCTGGAAGATTTGGGACAGAGGGAGACCGCGCTGAGTTGCTACCGTCATGTCTTGCGCCGGCAACCAGGCCACACGTTTGCACTCAGTCAGTACTTAGCGATGGTGAAAGATGACGAAGGTCTGGACTGGATTCCGCAGATGGAGGCGGCACTCGATCGACCGGAGAATGCCGAGGAAGGCAAAGCCTTGATCGGCTACGGCCTTGTCAAATTTTACGATCGACGCGGACAGTGGCGCGAAGCCGCCTGCGCAGGCCTCAAAGCGAATACTGCGAGGCGTAAGGTGGCCGGCTCGCTCGACCGGGATGCCTTACGTGTCCGGGTGGATGCCATGGCCACAGCCTACCCTGCCGAGTTTTTCGCAGAACGCCAGCATATGGGCTTGGGGACGGACCAGCCGGTGTTCATCGTCGGCCTGCCGCGTTCCGGCACTACGCTGACCGAGCAGATACTTTCCGCCCATCCATTGATGCACGGCGCGGGAGAACTCCCCGACTTGGCCCGATTGGCCCGTAAAGTCGTGGCCGAACATGAGATGGCGCCCTGGCAGGCAGCCTGGCAATTGACCGACGAAATGACCGGCCGCCGGATCGCCAACGAATATCTGCAGGCGCTCAGACATGGAGCCGATCACGACCAGCATCGGATTAGCGACAAGCAGCCGCTGAACTTTTTTCACCTGGCCTTTGCCGGACTGCTGTTCCCCAACGCCCGCGTCATCCATTGCCGGCGGGATGTACGGGACAATGCGCTCTCGATCTGGATGGAGAATTTCAACCCCGACCAGCAGTATGCCACCGACTTCGAAGACCTCGCCTATTTCATGGCCCAATACCGGCGTCTGATGACCCATTGGCGCACGGCGCTGCCGCTGCAGATTCTGGATGTCCAATACGAAGACATTGTGGCCGATCTCGAAGGGCAAGCGAAGCGTTTGATGGCCTTCCTCAAAGTGCCCTGGGACGAACGGTGTCTGGATTTTCACCAGGCCGAACGTGCCGTCCAGACCCCCAGCCGCTGGCAGGTGCGCCAGCCCATCTATACAAAATCCGTCGGACGCTGGAAAACCTATCGCGAGTATCTGCCCGCCCTCGACACCGCGTTTAGATAA
- a CDS encoding TonB-dependent receptor, with protein MGSRSQERMKTTATENITDDNITLAAGVATTTAAGSSHHRFAWGFLVSLSALALGTYHPAMGGEIRTDDWKPTPREPDTDLSPKHGWGTPKNQSARNPENIVTDPSEKRRPIRLAANEVAEGGPKQTFDIPAGDLETALLNFSRQSGIQLLYPSELVAGIETQGLQGSYAPEEALGVLLGASGLAYRFSNPKTITLQRAAPLQGDTPSDPSQKPIKVSEVVVKERREYPKPFDDPPSGYKADYESTVTRSTMSIDETPNSVGVVTREVIRDTMARTQMDAFEAVSGVSRGNVRLGRGEEFSIRGFAVNSSTEGSFNGMKANGLPTDGLFAPDWGIVERYEIVKGPASIVGGAANPGGIVNRITKTPQKNNFSTTEFQAGSYGFLRGMVDANGVVPGHEDIRGRLVFTVEDQGNFIDNTPVRQYNVAPSVEFDLFKGAGKLLLVGTYQHFDGSSYPGWPLSSDGTMLNVPRTRNFGGGAANGARTQYTGYNGEVHYNHNFIQDIKLSVKGKYSNSQLSDKNIYSYTIGGIPPSGDSYLNSGLRQVRFDTYAGELFLSKEFDVWGQKHELLVGTDYRNMTNRFLMGYTYLPVGGTPVIDNVFNPANNQFAPPDSVLEGLAPGRRRVKLQQIGAFAQAVVRPVDRLTLVFAGRHDSADSSIIPDDQTSVKTEQSASAWTGRFGATFKVTHWMNVYGGIQQSFEPQVFGNTRGGQMLEPETGINYEVGAKLNMLDERLRVTTALFRTNRKNVSSVDPTDVRFVVAIGEQRHEGVEFDINGQPIVGLNLNATATFLNAKITEDNDPSLVGQRPFNVPTYLGRVFATYQLQSGPLQGFGFGGGVYYQDGYQVSLPNRIKTDGYHRVDAILFYRGNKRYDVSLNIRNLLNATYIESPGNPNSYNSFGAPISVIGSVRVYF; from the coding sequence ATGGGTTCTCGATCGCAAGAGCGCATGAAGACTACGGCCACCGAAAACATCACTGACGATAACATCACACTCGCAGCTGGAGTCGCGACCACAACTGCTGCCGGATCTTCACACCATCGTTTTGCGTGGGGATTTCTCGTCAGTCTCTCGGCACTGGCGTTAGGAACCTACCATCCGGCCATGGGAGGAGAAATCCGAACGGACGACTGGAAACCGACTCCGCGAGAACCGGACACTGATCTATCTCCTAAACACGGTTGGGGCACGCCCAAGAACCAATCGGCGCGTAATCCAGAGAACATCGTCACGGATCCTTCTGAAAAGCGCCGGCCCATTCGCCTTGCAGCGAATGAAGTAGCGGAAGGCGGACCAAAACAGACCTTCGATATCCCGGCAGGAGATCTGGAAACTGCGTTGCTCAATTTTTCCAGACAATCCGGCATCCAGCTGCTCTATCCGTCTGAACTCGTCGCCGGAATCGAAACGCAAGGCTTGCAGGGGTCCTATGCTCCGGAGGAAGCGCTGGGGGTACTGCTCGGCGCGTCCGGTCTCGCGTACCGGTTTTCCAATCCAAAGACCATCACACTTCAGCGAGCGGCGCCACTCCAAGGCGATACGCCAAGCGATCCCTCGCAGAAGCCGATTAAAGTCTCCGAAGTTGTGGTCAAAGAGAGGCGGGAATACCCCAAACCATTTGATGATCCACCTTCTGGATATAAGGCGGACTACGAATCAACCGTCACACGTAGCACAATGTCCATCGACGAGACGCCGAACTCGGTCGGCGTGGTCACCCGGGAGGTCATTCGCGATACAATGGCCCGTACCCAAATGGACGCTTTTGAAGCCGTGAGCGGTGTATCCCGCGGCAATGTAAGGTTGGGACGCGGAGAAGAGTTCTCCATCAGAGGCTTTGCGGTAAATTCGAGCACTGAGGGGAGTTTCAACGGGATGAAGGCCAACGGACTTCCCACAGACGGCCTCTTCGCGCCGGATTGGGGCATTGTGGAACGGTATGAAATTGTCAAAGGCCCGGCGTCTATTGTGGGTGGCGCGGCCAATCCCGGCGGGATCGTCAACCGTATCACGAAGACACCCCAGAAGAACAACTTTAGTACGACAGAATTCCAGGCCGGCTCGTATGGCTTCTTACGAGGCATGGTGGATGCCAACGGCGTGGTGCCAGGTCATGAAGACATCCGCGGGCGGTTGGTATTCACGGTGGAAGATCAAGGTAACTTCATCGACAACACTCCGGTCCGCCAATACAACGTGGCACCTTCCGTAGAATTCGATCTGTTCAAGGGCGCAGGCAAACTACTCCTCGTCGGCACCTACCAACACTTCGACGGCTCAAGTTATCCGGGGTGGCCGCTTTCGAGCGATGGGACCATGCTGAATGTTCCGCGCACGCGCAACTTCGGCGGCGGGGCAGCAAATGGAGCACGGACGCAGTACACCGGATATAACGGAGAAGTGCACTACAATCACAACTTCATCCAGGACATCAAACTATCCGTCAAGGGCAAGTACTCCAACTCGCAACTCTCGGATAAGAATATTTACAGTTACACAATTGGCGGCATACCTCCGAGTGGAGATTCGTATCTCAACTCGGGCTTGCGACAGGTTCGATTCGATACCTACGCAGGCGAACTGTTTCTGAGTAAGGAATTCGATGTATGGGGGCAGAAACATGAGCTGCTGGTCGGTACCGATTATCGAAACATGACGAATCGGTTTCTCATGGGCTACACCTACTTGCCGGTTGGCGGGACACCAGTCATTGATAATGTATTCAATCCGGCCAACAACCAATTCGCCCCCCCGGACTCGGTACTGGAGGGGCTGGCACCGGGCAGACGCCGCGTAAAGTTGCAGCAGATCGGTGCATTCGCGCAGGCGGTTGTCCGCCCGGTCGACCGGCTCACCTTAGTTTTTGCCGGAAGGCATGACTCGGCGGATTCCTCCATTATTCCGGACGACCAGACTTCTGTCAAAACTGAGCAGAGTGCGTCTGCCTGGACAGGCCGCTTTGGCGCGACCTTTAAAGTCACTCACTGGATGAATGTCTATGGCGGCATCCAGCAGTCATTTGAGCCGCAAGTGTTCGGGAACACGCGCGGTGGACAGATGCTCGAGCCCGAGACCGGCATCAACTATGAAGTGGGTGCCAAACTCAATATGCTCGATGAACGACTTCGTGTGACGACCGCGCTGTTTCGCACCAACCGCAAAAATGTTTCATCGGTAGACCCGACAGACGTCCGTTTCGTTGTGGCCATTGGTGAACAACGTCACGAGGGAGTTGAATTTGACATTAATGGGCAACCCATTGTTGGCTTGAACTTGAATGCGACCGCGACTTTTCTAAACGCGAAAATCACCGAAGACAATGATCCGAGTCTCGTGGGGCAACGGCCGTTCAACGTTCCGACATATTTGGGTCGAGTGTTTGCCACATACCAACTCCAGTCCGGTCCCTTACAAGGATTTGGATTTGGCGGCGGGGTCTATTATCAGGATGGCTATCAAGTGAGTCTGCCTAACCGCATCAAAACCGACGGCTACCATCGAGTCGATGCCATCTTATTCTATCGCGGTAACAAGCGTTACGATGTTTCCCTTAATATTCGCAATCTGCTCAATGCGACCTACATTGAGTCTCCGGGCAATCCTAACTCCTATAACAGCTTTGGCGCCCCAATCAGCGTGATTGGATCGGTGCGGGTATACTTTTAA
- a CDS encoding FecR family protein — MTEQTRIHPHADSRDQAVKWIVRLHAGSVSEADSKELETWLAKDPLHRLEFEQASKMWAILDGTKALLHEEIDEAEHVWNRFSARQEPVVPRPRWSPAWLSAACAMAVLLVSTLWWAFMLPQSTEYRTAKGEQRQVTLADGSSVTLNTDTTMRVELSNTKRRIQLERGEAWFSVFHDEQRPFTVEVANGVVQDIGTEFIINRTAEYVDVSVMEGIVEVGLSDTSNRRPTGQPAVLRHGERVSYGRDGHMSPIGRFNQLTAGAWKDGQLIFQATPLQEVLREVSRYRTEDIRLLDQSLANIPVSGVFNIQDLSNFMQTLQDALPVRTTWVNSSLVIVERVAASTASR, encoded by the coding sequence ATGACGGAACAAACTCGAATTCATCCTCATGCCGATTCGCGCGATCAGGCCGTCAAATGGATCGTCCGGCTTCATGCCGGCTCTGTCTCGGAGGCCGATTCCAAAGAGCTGGAAACATGGCTGGCCAAGGATCCCCTTCATCGGCTGGAATTCGAACAAGCATCGAAGATGTGGGCTATCTTGGATGGAACCAAAGCACTGTTGCATGAAGAGATCGATGAAGCGGAGCATGTGTGGAACCGGTTTTCCGCGAGACAGGAGCCTGTTGTACCGCGCCCACGGTGGTCTCCGGCATGGTTGTCGGCCGCCTGCGCCATGGCGGTGCTCCTCGTTTCCACCCTCTGGTGGGCGTTCATGCTTCCTCAATCCACCGAGTATCGCACGGCCAAAGGAGAGCAACGGCAGGTGACGCTGGCCGATGGCTCCTCCGTCACGTTGAACACCGATACAACGATGCGGGTCGAATTGTCGAACACGAAGCGGCGCATCCAATTGGAGCGGGGAGAAGCCTGGTTCAGCGTGTTCCATGACGAGCAGCGGCCATTTACAGTCGAAGTCGCCAATGGGGTGGTCCAGGACATCGGCACCGAATTCATCATCAACCGGACGGCGGAATACGTCGATGTGTCGGTCATGGAAGGCATCGTGGAAGTCGGTCTCTCGGACACGTCGAATCGCAGACCCACCGGTCAACCTGCCGTCCTGAGGCACGGAGAACGAGTGTCCTACGGACGTGACGGCCACATGTCACCGATCGGCCGGTTCAATCAGCTGACCGCCGGCGCCTGGAAGGATGGACAACTCATTTTCCAGGCTACGCCTTTGCAGGAAGTCCTACGCGAGGTCAGCCGCTATCGGACCGAAGACATCCGGTTGCTCGATCAAAGTCTTGCAAATATTCCGGTAAGCGGCGTCTTCAACATTCAGGATCTTTCGAATTTCATGCAAACGTTACAGGACGCTTTGCCTGTCCGCACGACCTGGGTCAATTCTTCCCTCGTCATCGTCGAACGCGTCGCGGCATCGACGGCATCACGCTGA
- a CDS encoding sigma-70 family RNA polymerase sigma factor, translating to MDNQAAADRYSLFREYYDELVSYLTLKLRSRDHAMDIAQETYLRVMTQESSAPILQPRAFLYKTALNLAIDLFRKTKRQAEESLDSDDVQDALVVEADQHTRAETREQVRQLYEAILELPPRCRQVFLLHKFKDRSHAEIAAHFGISISMVEKHIIKATSFCRERFKDSI from the coding sequence ATGGATAATCAGGCCGCAGCGGATCGGTATTCCCTTTTCCGAGAATATTACGACGAACTCGTAAGTTATCTGACCCTGAAGTTGCGCTCGCGGGATCACGCAATGGACATCGCACAGGAAACATATCTCCGTGTCATGACTCAAGAATCATCTGCTCCTATTTTGCAGCCGCGGGCCTTTCTCTATAAAACCGCCTTGAATCTTGCAATCGACTTGTTTCGCAAGACGAAGCGGCAGGCCGAAGAGTCTCTGGATTCCGATGACGTCCAGGACGCGCTCGTCGTAGAAGCGGACCAGCACACAAGGGCCGAAACGCGAGAACAGGTCCGACAGCTCTATGAAGCCATCCTTGAACTTCCTCCCCGGTGCCGTCAGGTATTTCTTCTTCATAAGTTCAAAGACCGCAGCCATGCTGAGATTGCCGCTCATTTCGGCATTTCTATAAGCATGGTCGAGAAACACATCATCAAAGCAACCTCATTCTGCCGGGAACGATTCAAGGATTCGATCTGA
- a CDS encoding cyclic nucleotide-binding/CBS domain-containing protein codes for MITVDQLMTRHIVDIAAGTSAIEAARLMKSRKVGSVLVRRNNEVIGIVTEPDIVRKVVGAERIPYYIAVDEIMSSPVIGIDARRPVTEAADLMEQHGTRHLAVMKGGSIVGILSVRDLLHPVSMDEL; via the coding sequence ATGATCACAGTTGATCAGTTGATGACCCGGCACATCGTGGACATTGCGGCGGGAACTTCAGCCATCGAAGCCGCCAGGTTGATGAAGTCGCGCAAGGTCGGCAGTGTGCTCGTGAGGCGAAACAATGAAGTCATCGGCATCGTGACCGAACCGGATATCGTACGCAAGGTCGTGGGCGCCGAGCGCATTCCGTACTACATCGCGGTAGACGAGATCATGAGCAGCCCCGTCATCGGGATCGATGCCCGGCGGCCCGTCACCGAAGCTGCCGATCTGATGGAGCAGCATGGAACGAGGCATCTTGCCGTGATGAAAGGCGGATCGATCGTCGGCATCTTGTCGGTTCGCGATTTGCTGCATCCCGTGTCAATGGACGAGCTGTGA
- a CDS encoding phosphate-starvation-inducible PsiE family protein → MMTGPLYTQPSVSVRRWLQYGMPSSASFDMMQVWDYGIRFTLSLLIATILIALTGGVVKTFLDLRLLLSDNLEVALRHIIVDALTLLAVVEVLKTTLTYCSDGRVRVTYIVDTVLVVMLTEIISRWFSGGEWHQFAMLGGIILTLGAIRIAAVRYSPAPNGAPNRAPQGAATFL, encoded by the coding sequence ATGATGACGGGACCACTCTACACGCAGCCGTCCGTATCTGTCCGACGGTGGCTTCAGTACGGAATGCCGAGTTCCGCCTCGTTCGACATGATGCAGGTATGGGATTACGGCATCCGGTTCACGTTGAGCCTGCTGATCGCGACGATCCTGATCGCCCTGACCGGAGGAGTCGTCAAGACGTTTCTGGATCTTCGATTACTGCTTTCGGACAACCTCGAGGTCGCTCTTCGCCACATTATTGTCGACGCGCTGACCCTGCTGGCCGTCGTCGAGGTGTTGAAGACCACATTGACCTATTGTTCGGACGGGCGTGTGCGGGTCACCTACATTGTGGATACCGTGCTCGTCGTGATGCTGACGGAAATTATCTCGCGCTGGTTCTCAGGAGGGGAATGGCATCAGTTTGCCATGCTGGGCGGCATTATCCTCACGTTGGGAGCGATCCGGATCGCCGCGGTGCGGTACAGCCCTGCCCCCAACGGAGCACCGAACCGGGCGCCACAGGGGGCGGCAACCTTCTTATAA
- the phoU gene encoding phosphate signaling complex protein PhoU — MHRHFDEELADLKKLILRMGGLVEEQIERSIKALVERDVQLASQVIERDALVNSLDVEIDGTCMKMLALQAPAAGDLRFVTTAMKISTELERMSDLAENICERVIELNEEPQLKPYIDIPRMANWTMRMVGDCLDAFIRSDAVLARKVLADDDFVDNLTHQLFRELLSYMIENPTTITRAIRLTFIGKYIERIADHATNVSELVIYMVEGKIIRHTIPPALSNNRT, encoded by the coding sequence ATGCACAGACATTTCGACGAAGAACTTGCGGATCTCAAAAAGCTGATTTTGCGGATGGGCGGGCTGGTCGAGGAGCAGATCGAACGGTCCATCAAGGCGCTGGTCGAACGGGACGTGCAACTGGCCTCGCAAGTCATTGAGCGGGACGCGCTGGTCAACAGCCTCGACGTCGAGATCGACGGCACGTGTATGAAGATGCTGGCGCTGCAGGCGCCGGCGGCCGGAGACCTCCGCTTCGTCACGACCGCCATGAAAATCTCCACCGAACTCGAGCGCATGAGCGACCTTGCCGAGAATATCTGCGAACGCGTCATCGAACTGAACGAAGAGCCGCAGCTCAAACCGTATATCGATATTCCTCGCATGGCCAACTGGACGATGCGCATGGTGGGCGACTGTCTCGACGCCTTCATCCGGTCGGATGCCGTTCTCGCGCGGAAAGTGCTGGCCGATGACGATTTTGTCGATAACCTGACGCATCAACTCTTTCGTGAACTGCTCTCGTACATGATCGAAAATCCCACGACCATCACCAGGGCCATCCGGCTGACGTTCATCGGTAAATACATCGAGCGCATCGCCGATCATGCGACCAACGTGTCGGAACTCGTCATCTATATGGTAGAAGGAAAGATCATCCGCCACACGATCCCGCCTGCGCTCTCGAACAACAGGACCTGA